The genomic region tttagtttattttcctAACTTTGTTTTGTAGAATATAGAGTTTGTGAGCtgtcaaaaagaaaattttagtcaATCAGACAAAATGCCGTATTTTGGGTCAAGAGTTGATTTAATATAATTCCATAGATGTATATCTTGCTTTCAAGGAAAAATGAATGACCAGTTAGGAATTTATTTAAGGATACTAACATAATTTGTCTGGCATTGCTTTCACTCAAGATATATGTTAATATGACTGTTCCCGAGTCATTAAATTAAGCCTTTAGAATGCAAGTTATAAACTGCTAATATCCAAAACGGCAGCCTCCTAGCAACACACGGCTAAGACACACATTTTAATCTTCTGTGTTAGCTCAGCACACAAAACACGCATGCGCAGCACCATGAGCAACGAAACTGCAAGACATCATCGCCACCTGGCCCATTTAATGAAGTATGGCAAGTGGTCGAGAAGACTGAATGTGTAGAAGGAGTAGCGAGTGATCTCTGTCACCGTCCACGCGACCAGAAAAAGCACCACACTCTCCTCATTCTGGATCTGCGGAATTACAGAGAAAGTCACAGGATCGTTGAACTTCTTTctccatgaagttttttttttttttcattatttactaCGTGCCTTTTGTTATAATGGAGAGTTAGGGTTAGAAAGATGCAATACAGACAACTCAATGCAGTCACCATTACCTAGGTCTTTACCAATATGAGATTTAAATATgccattaacagaggaatggcTGAATTTCTCCTGGGTCCTCTCTGTCCCCTTTTGCTCCAGCTAATAACTCAACCATCCCAGGACAATATCAGCCTCTCAGAACCAGTATGCACTGTCTAGAACAGCGTCCCTTTTATTTGATTGATCTCTTTTATTTATCTGTTGGACTCCCGCTCTTAAATGACAAGGCAATCTGAATGAGGGCCTGATTTTGTACGTGTACATGTGTGTCCACTGCCCTCTGTATGACGGGTACTGCTTAGGGACCGGGTGGACTGAGTCAGCTGAGTGAAAGATTCTAATCGAGAGGGTTGAAGTGTAGAGCAGTAAAGGGCAGAAGGTCAGCAATCTGTCCCCATGCAGACTGGAGGCCATGAGCCCAGCAGGCCACGGAAGGGAAGTTATGTGTCACCACAAGCAGACAGGACAAGTCAGGCATCTGAGGGAAGGACAGGAGGCCAGAGAGCTGTCCTCAAGTAGACAGGAGGCTCCAGAGGCTGTCAAAAAGGTCAGGAGGGCCCATGTGGGAAATGCTTCTGTCATGGGTTTAAGAGGCCCAATGGCTTGAAATGCCAAACATGGTGTGTGTTTGTCTAAAAGGCTTTAAGCCATTAATTAGACTCGAGTCTCTCTCCTGTCATGCTTCAATAAGTAGCAAGCTTATTTTTCTCTAAGTTCCTTAACCCTTCTAACTTTTAATTGAGTCTTTTCCAAGTATTCAGGGCTACAGAGCTAGATTAACTTTGTGTGTCTCCAGCTACAATGCTCGATGCTAAATGAGGAAAAAGGAACTGTCTATACTGACAACTTCAATTACATAATCAAACACAATACACAActtcaacagaaaagaaaattctcattTCACTACGTGACAGAATAGGaacattttacttcattttattttacttattttttttaatttttattttatactggagtatagccgattaacagcgCTGTGGTGGCTTCAGGTGCATAGtagagtgactcagccatacatataaatgtatccattctctcccaaactcccctccccctccaggctgccacataacattgagcagaggaacactgattttaaaaactgcaaaactCCAGAGGAGAGTATATTATGGCTATAAAAATGCCAGTTTGGGGGTTTGCTGGTGTTTCAAAGCCATTCTATGAATGCACTAAAGTCAATGTACAATCCCACTTACATCCAAACTCAACCCTTCTTTGGCCAAGGGTTCTGCTTCCTGAAATATAGCCAGGTTAATATTTTGGGTTCCTGttaataagaaagctttcctgctggctcaagTAGACTCAAGTAGACCAGTGTCACTTACTGGTTTTATACTGTGAGTAACGAGCCACACCATGAAGATTCTTGAACTCACTTGGACCCCAGCCACAAGCACAGAAGTAGGTAcaattccttaaaaagaaaaacaagtcaaCCACTGCCCCAAATGCAATCTCTACCGaacataaaaatcaaattaaaaaaaaaaaaactcaccaatTAAACAGTGGACTATCtgtaagcaaacaaacaaacaaaagaatcacatgtcaatagcATAAAATAAACCCCTGTCACCACTGGTTTTAAGTGAATCTATGGGGAGTAAGTAATAAGCAAAATTAGACTGATTCTGCTCCAACagacatattttcaaataaatatgatataaaaaCAAGCATCATTGAAAACTTACCTCAAGCAAGGCGAATGTCTGGAAAAATTTAAGTGTCTTCTGAATACTTTTATATAAACCTTTGTGTGTTCCTTTTTCCATGTAAAAACGTACCATGGCAATAGCCAGTACCAACCacctagagaaaagaaaagcattttataaagCTCTATCAGAATGAAGTCTCCTGAATCCTGAAAAGATACGTCATAACTTATACAGTACTAGCATGTATGTGTTAACACGCTCAGTTCACTATTCTATTTTCAAAAACCCACAGGAAGAGAtaacaaacattatttttacaTTGACTCCTCAAGGAAATaaacaggagtgggtagcccttcccgtctccaggggatcttcccaaccgaggaatcaaacctaggtctcccgcattgcaggcagattcttttaccagctgaaacacaagggaagcccaagaatactgcagtggggatGCTAtcccccaaaccaggaatcaaacctaggccttctgcattgtaggcagatccttcaccagctaagccacaaaggaagcccaagaatagtgcagtgggtaggctatcccttctccagcagatcctgaatcgaactggggtctcctgcattgcaggcggattctttaccaactgagctatcagggaagcccgtattCAAGATCAGCTACATACAGATGTCAAATAATGTGCATTGTATTTTTGGTTTCAGCAGATAAAGTAAGACTGAAGTAGGTTTCTCTATCAAAAATGAAGTTATTATAAAGTAGTTCATAATTATATAAAGATTTGATGTAAAGAgctatgtgtatataaatatgtattttacacaAATATATAAGTAAAAGTCGTTAATAAGAACCATTAATGTTTTTATAATTtccattaaataaaaacaattgtGAGGCCGCAGAAGGAACACATATAGAAGGTCAGATGTAAACCTGCTTTTATAACCtttataaaaatttgtatttattcatttatttattttttatttttggctgtgctgggtctttattttccaagcaggttttctctagttgtgatcaggggctactctctagttgtcgtgcatgggcttctcattgcactggcttctcttgttgtggagcatgggctctagagcacaggttcaatagttgtggtgcacagacttagttgttccacggcatgtgggatcttcccagatcagggattgaacccatgtctcctgcattggcaggcggactctttaccaattGAGTCACCAGAGGAAGCCCCAAGCCTGCTTCTAAAACTAGTGGTTAGCAAGtgggaaagggaaggggagagggataaaACAAGAATTGGGGGTTAAAAGACAcagactactatgtataaaataaacaaggaacaAGGATATATCATATGGCACAGGGAAATACAGCCACTGTTTTATAATAACTCCAAATGGAGtatattctataaaaatattgaatcacgaTCCCTCGCACTCTTCCTTTCCAACCACGGCCCTGCAGGATGGCTCCCGCAAAGAAGGGCGGCGAGAAGAAGGACCGGTGGTGACAAGAGAACACACCATCAACATTCACAAGCGCATCCATGGAGTGGGTTTCAAGAAGCGTGCCCCTAGGGCACTCAAATCCCGAAGTTTGCCATGAAGGAGATGGGAACTCCAGAAGTGCGCATCGACACCAGGCTCAACAAAGCCGTCTGGGCCAAAGGAATCAGGAAATGTCCCATACCAGATCCGTGTGCGGTTGTCCAGAAAACGTAATGAAGACTAAGACTCGCCAAACTAGCTCTACGCTCTGGTTACCTACATGCCCGTCACCACCTTAAAAAATCTACAGAtagcaagtgctcgggcctggtgcactgggaagacccagaggaatcgggtggagagggaggtgggaggggggatcgggatggggaatacgtgtaactctatggctgattcatatcaatgtatgacaaaacccactgaaaaaaaaaaattttttaaataataataataaaaaaaataaaaataaataaaaataaattactgacactgtaaaaaaaataataataaaacattagagaaaaagaaaaaaaaatctacggACAGTCAATGTGGACGAGAACTAATTGCCTGATGGTGCAATAAAGTTATTGAACTGCcttcgcaaaaaaaaaaaatattgaatcactatgttgcacacctgaaactattattgtaaatcaactatactttttttaaaaagggttcattaaaaaaaaaaaaatgcacatccTCACCCCTTTgaacttggtggtggtttagccacgAAATTGTATCtggctcttgtgaccccgtggacagtagacCACTCAGCTCCTTTGTCCACCTATACATTAAATGTAGTTGTGGTGAATGAATGGTACTTACAAACACAAATCAAACCTGTGGACATCAGCTTTCTCACAAGTCAGATACTCAATCTCCAAGAGTCCCTGATAAGAGTTCAATTTTTTCCATTGCAATTACAAAAGCACTTTGAAGCTTAAAAAAGTTGCATCACCTGTAACTTTTAAACATCTTTAATAATATACACTCATGGAAATGAATAGCTGCCCCAGGTTTTCAGAAACAGTGGTCTCCAAAGTGACTAGTTAAATGGATTtatgaattataaaattattacacacttttaactttttaattaaaaagcacTCATAAAATAGACAAGTGGTTTAAAGGTGCCTGTGAAGAAATGACTGATTGAGTGGGATGAAAAGCAGACTCAATAGAACAGTGAGAAAATAGTAGAACAACACTTCAACCCTGGGAATGTTCCCTCCTCAGCACAGAATGAGTCAAGAACAATCACTTTCTAGTGAGAATGACATGAAATCAGGCAAATGCCAGGAACTATCACAAAGACCTTTGAAATGTAGAAGTATTAACGTAATAGCAAGTACACTTTTGGAGTGCTTTCAATGTTCTAGACACTGtcctatctatatatgtatatatatagttaaaatatgaatatttcaccctcacaataaccctatgaggTAGCAACTACTATTATCCTATTTCACTGCTGTGGAAATAGGAGAAAGGGCCATGGAGCCAGTCAGCTGGGACCTGAACCCACCACTCATCTCATAGTCTATGCTCGTCGACTACCCCGCTGCACTGGTCGGGCCCTAAGCACACAGTGCCTGGTGCGttgtccttagtcactcagtcgtgtccaactcttcgcaaccccatggactgcagcccgccaggctcctctgtccatgggattctccaggcaggaatactgcagtgggttgccatgccctcctccaggggatcttcccaacccagggatcaaacccaggtctcccgcattacaggcggattcttcaccatctgagacaccagggaagcccaagaagactggagtgagcaacctatcccttctccaggggatcttcccgacccagggatcaagtgggcgcctcctgcactgcagggagattctttaccagtgagctaccAGTCTGGGGATATTAGCTAAtcataaaaatacatgtatttaaattGTAGTAATTTTTAAAGCTATACAGAGTGTTACTACTCAGATATTTCAGCTGATAGTAGTATGCTATCAGGAAAGTTTGAAGGCCGTTGTTCAACACAAGGTAATCACCATGCAGAGACATCTAAGGGCTTATCCTAAGGCTTAGAGTAAGTTCATGGTGGAGGTCTTTTAAAGCccgttgcttttctctttttactaCCGTGGCTTCCTGGATTCAGCTCATGGTTTCACCCCACACTGGAGCCAACACTCAATTCTGTGCTGGGTTCATCTGAGTGTGCTCATCTGAAGGATGTTTTAGGTACCTTCCAGTTGTAAGATGTTATGATTTTCAACATCTTCAATGCCAAGGCCTTATATGACTTCTCATAAGAAAACAAGCTCCATAAGCTGTTTTAATtcggagcttccctggtggctcagggtaaataacccgcctgccaatataggaggcacgggtttgacccctgggccaggaaaataCCACATGCACAGAACAAAAATTATTACCCTACCAAAGAATTCATCAGAAGATTCATCGAGATGAtaagttttctatatttttaaaagcataatacaAAAATCGAAGCATCGTTAACAGTAACACATTTTATTGTTGTCCCATAGGTGGCAGTATTGTACCAACTATTAATGGTACCGCATTCGGAGAATACCACCACTAacctgttagaaataaaagaaatgaacactCTAGGGTTATAAAGGACCATGGAACCATCTGTGCTAACCTCTCAcctgtttttcaataaatacagccAGAAGCTCATCTGAAATAATCCATTCTCACCTCCTAAGCCCTCCATCACAAAGGGTGAGGATCAAAATTTCTCTTAAGGGCCCTATATTTAAGTAACCTTGGACTGCTACATCCATCAGtttagtcattttaattttaaatatttccagaAACGACTAGAGTTCCTAcaattcagaattattttctggaaagttttcttaaaaaatatttcagagctATCAATTACACAAATATGAACCCAGACACTTTCAGTCCCTAACAAAACACTctctttggaaaatataaacGTGTGCTCCACATGTAGAAGGTTTCTTACTTgcttgattcatttatttattcattcagcttcagtatcaacaTTTATTGCTACACCAGGTACTGTGCTAGGTCCTGGGGAATTAGAGATAAGACATAGTTTTAATAAGTGGAGAAAAGCAACTGTGCATCAAGGAAAGAGATGTATAATTTCCTAAACACCTTATGGCACTCATTAAACTCCTCCTTCTCACGCACTATGGCTGTGATGACCCTAAAAAGTCTTACTGAAGGTGGAGCTCTCTTTTCCAGATATCTTCTGTTGCCTCTTTTTCTCCTAATATCTCTTGGAGACCACCTGCTTTTTTAAGAACTTGGTTATCTACACCTAtatctcctattttttttaatttcgacactactttaaaaaaattttatgaacaACTTCAAACATATACAAAGGTGTAGAGCATGCATGAAAGGTgtagagctgaaactccaatactttggccacctgatgctaagaatgactcattggaaacgaccctgatgttgggaaagactgaaggcaagagaagggaacgacagaggatgagatggttggatagcatcactgactcgatggacatgaatttgagcaagctccgggagttggtgatggacagggaggcctgctgtgctgcagtccaaggggtcacaaagagtcggacatgactgagtgactgatctgaactgagagCATGAATGATACTATGAACCCTGCTCATCACTGCCCTGCTTCAACCAGtaccatcttttaaatttttttaattcattttattttttgaccacaaggtatgtgggaccttagttccctgatcagagattgaacctgtgccccctgcagtggaagcacagagtcttaaccactggaccagaggAAGACCCAACCAGTATCATCTTacaaataattttgtttcatcCAAACTTCTATTCACTTCTCTCCCCACAAGCCTTCCTCTCTGATTATTCTGAATTAAATCTCATACATCCTATAATATGATTGATAAATGCTTAATGATGTCTTTCTCAAAGGTTTATTTTCCACAAAGAGAGCCAAAACACCACTATCCCATGTGAAGAATTTAATGAGAACTTCTTCAATCACAAAACTTAGAGTTAAGACACAACTgtctcagaatttttaaaaatcataattgggggaattctctggtggttcagtggttaggactcagtgctgccaatgcagggggcatgggagTGACCTGGATTGGTGAACCAAGATCTCGCATacaatacagccaaaaaaaaaaaaaaaaagaagaaatcatgacTGAAATAAGATTCATTCACTGTAATTAGTTACTATGTCTTTTTTTATGACTATGTTGATCTATACATTTTgcctccttccatccatccattcatttctcctccctcctctttttCAAAAACTTTATCTGCTGAAGACACTGAGTGGTTTGAATGGATAAAAAGCACTATTTCCAATAGCCGGGACATGGGAGCAATCTAAATGTTCTTTGACGGATGgacggataaacaaaatgtggaacatatatacaatggaatagtactcagccataacgAAGGAATGAAATCAGGTCATTTctagcaatgtggatggacctagagtctgtcatacagagtgaagtaggtcagagagagaaaaacaaacaatatcAATGCATAGATGTGGAATCTAGACAaacggtacagatgaacctatctgcagggcaggaacagagccaCAGACATGAGAGAGCGGACGTGTGGGCACAGTGGGtgggggatgaactgggagagtaggattgacatatatacactaccatgtataaaacagctagctagtgggaagctgcagtgtaacacagggagcccggCTCTGTGCCCTGTGATTACCTAGAGGGGTGGTatgcagtggggtggggtggtggggggtgagagggaggttcaagagggaggggatatgtgtatacatatggctgatttattttgttgtacaagactgtaaagcaactatactccaattaaaaaaaaaaagctgtcacaGATCCACACATGGATTCATCCTCCCCCGGAATAAAATATATGTCTATTACTTAACATGTTGAGAAATGTACATGCCTGAACCTTGGGTCTGGTGCTCTGCTAACATACACCATGTACACAGGGAGAATATTTCAGTATCTGCACAAAGTATACTTTACAATTCACCACCAGGAATAGGAATTATCATTTCTAAACACCCACTATGTGTCAGGCAACTCTGTCAACCACTTCATATCCACTTAATTCCTTGTAATAATCTAGCAAAGTAGTTGTGTTGTtcctttgacagatgagaaaacccaGGGTCAGAGAGGTTATGGAACTTATCTGAGGTTACCCGGCTAAAAAGGGGTGAAAACATAACCTTCAGTTATCACCTTCCGTACTGCTTACAGGTTAGAATCCAAACATGTTAGTGAAGCATGTCAGGCCTGCGCAAAGGGGCAGGCTACCCGTCCATCTTTCTGTCCCAGCCTATGCTTCAGACCCACTTGTCTTCACCCTAACAGCATGTCTAGTGGTGTCACATCTCTGTACCCTAACTCCTGATGCTTCCTCAACCCTGCCAAGTAAATCCTGCTCATCCTTCAAAGCTCAGTTAGAATGCAATggttacatatacatacacacacacacacacacacacacacctgtctcTGATTCTCCCTACCTACAGACATGACACCTCTGTGGAACACTTATTTCATCCCGTCTTTTACTGCAATCTATAAATGTCCCTGGTAACACTTCTCCAAGCACAGGGCCTAAAATATTTAGCTTTTGTCTCTCACTTGACCTAAGACAATTCACAAATACATGCAGGCTTCAAAAGTgtttgtggcaaaaaaaaaaaagaagagagagaaaatgctcCTAGCCAAGCATCTATTGTGAACAAGTACCATAAAAATCCTCACATCCTTTAAATCACATTATTACTTAACTAAATTAATTAGATCCTGTAGTTCTACTCTGGGAATTCATCCTAAACAAGTAATTCAAGAGAAACAAATTAAAGGATAATATCATTAGAGACATGATTTGTACTATTACTGTAACTTAACTCTATTCACTTTTATATAACCATGAAAGAGTGTAATTTTGAAACCTACATGGAAATATTTGGTGAAATACTGCATGAAAACTGAATATCCAACAGAGTAGATACTGTAACTACAATACTCTATAATATCAGTACATTCATTTACTCGacaaatactgggttggccaaaaggttcctttgggtttttctataagatgttcTGGAGAAACTCAaaagaattttttggccaacccagtatttcttGAGAGTTTCACGGGGCTAACGTTGTATAGGGTCTGCGAAGCAGACCAATAAGCAACAAAACGATTTAGTAAAATTCATCGTACAGTTATATGGTGACAAGcatgatggagaaaaataaagcaggcaaAGGGGATAAGGAGTGATGTGTAAGCAGCTGCTACTTAAATGAAGACAGCCAGGGAAGGCCTGCCTGAGTATGGTAATTTGagtaaaaatctgaacaaacttatTCTCATGAGATATtacaaggaaaaatgaaaagtcatGCTGAGCTTATAGAATTAGGCAATTTCTTTTTTACACTTAtgtaaaaatttcatttctcAGATATTGTTTGATTTCAAAACTATTACCAAGAAAATCAATAGATCTTCCAAAGTTGTGCTAAATGCGAAAAAACCAAGCTAATAAACAAAAAGAACCTctgcattagcagatgcaagctattacacATAGACtaaataaacaaggtcctactgtatagcacagagaacttattcaatatcctatgataaatcataatgaaaaagaatatataaaaacagaatgtctatatgtgtataactaaGTCACTATGCTACAGAGCATATACAGCAGAGATGggcaaaacactgtaaatcaactaaacgtCAAGTTAAAACAAATCAGTTGCTAGGATCctaaatcttaaatgttctccATCCCAAAATAAATATGGCAACTATGTGAGGTGACAGATGTGCTAACTAACCTTATGATgaaaatcattttgtaatatgtaCATATACCAAGTAATACATCAAGCAATcgtattgtacaccttaaactccCGGTGTTAGGTGTCAGTTAcaactcaataaagctgggggaaaGAAagccagccaaaaaaaaaaaaaaaaaaacctccaaaccACTCAACGTACACGTGTGTGTTCCACTTTGAATATCACAGCTTTGCCAGCCTCATCTGCACAATGTCtgcactgctgctactgctaagtcacttcagttgtgtctgactctgtgtgaccccatagacatcagcccaccaggctcccctacccCTATGTCCCTTCAATTAAATCAGGAAGCTTCACTGCATCTCAAGTCTATTTTCAGAACTCATCTCACTTGAAATATCCACCCTCTACATATGCAAATCCTACTCTTTCTTCAACTCTCAAAGCCTCTAGAAAGCTTCCAAAGAGTTAGTTAGCTTCCAAAGAGTTAGTTATATGGATTATTCCATTTCTGCTCCCCTTGCCTTTAAACAACTGGGAGACAGACAAGTTTCCGGGGAAGCAGTGATTTTGCCGAGCCAGGTAGGAAGGTCAGGAATGAAGTTTGAGAACACACCGGAGAGAACATTTAATTCTGCTCCAGTTGGGGTAAGACACCCAGAAAACTTCAAAGAGGTGACGGTGGTTAAAAGTCATGGCAGGAACACAGGGAATATTATCCACAGGATGAACAAGCCTGAGCAAAGATGGAaagagccatgaaaataaaattgcacGGTGCTTTGAGGGCACAGTTGAGCGAGAGGAGATACCAAAAGCAATAAAACTGGGAAGAGTAATCAGGCAGATATTGCCTTGAATGACAGCCTAAATCCCTTCCATTACAGTGGCAGTAATGCAGAGTCACTGAAGGCTTTAAAACTGGAGTTACGcattgatcttcatttttttaaaaggtaactcCGCCTTCAAAAGGGAAAGTGGCCTGGAAAAGAAAGGGACCGCAGACAAGTTAATAGATGGCAGGCTTCCCCAGTGTTTATTAACTGGATGAGACTAGCAAGAAGTGACGATTTTTTGCAGGCTGTAGCACACAGTGGGTACCCAAGTGTTCTCCAGTGGCTTGTGAAtcaattagttttctttttcaaaatcagaAAACGTAAAGTGGGAAGCAGAAGTAGCAGAGCTCCGGAGTCAAACTGTCTGGGCTGAAGTCTTAAGTCTGACGCTTACTGGTTGTGTgaacttgagcaagttacttaatcgaTTTGTGCCTCGGTTTCCCATTCTATCAAATGTAACATCGTGCACCCCTCACAGAACGTAGAGGACCGATGATGACAGATTACACCTAGACGGACCGACAACAGTGCCTGCCCCACAGTGAGTCCTCGTTAGGCATTAAGCACAAAAGTACTCACCACTGTCTCAAGTCATTTATTAAATCTCGGTCAATCACAGTTTTCTGTACGCCCTAGAGAAAGTTTTCGATATTAAGCTTTCCCCCCACATTTCCAGAGGTTAGTAATACTTCGTGGGATAACggaaaacagttttgttttgttttttaaggcaaTGCCATTTAGAAATGGAAGAGCACTTCCCAGCAGGTTTTTAAAAGTCACTGCGGCCGCTCTTTGCAGAGCTATGATAGTCATTGTGTAACCTTAACTTGTAAATCGCACTCAAAGtcagaaataaaagtaaagagtATCAGTCACGGAGCCACAAGATCCTGGACAAGAATGTCACGCTCCGATCTCGCAGGGTATTTAGAAAATCGTCCCAGGTAAGAAGCTCTCCGGCGcactattacttaaaaaaaaatcgcAGCGACAGGAACAGTTAGCAAACTCTGCCCAGCGATCCGGAGCACGAGGCTGTGCAGTCCAGGGGCCGGCGACCGGGAAAGCGGGTTGGAGTCACCCTCCGGACAGCTCCGGGCTCGGGGGCGGCGGGACCTCGGCGCTTCttcagcagcagcggcagcggtGGCGCCCGGGGCggagggggcgggcgggggccgcCTCCCCCGCGGGTCGGCCCCGCATTCCTGCCCAGGTCTATACTTAACCTCCGGCCCGCGCCCCGCGGCCGCCGCGCGCGCCGTGCACCGTATTAGGCAATGCCGGGCGAGCACCGCCCGGCCCCCCCGCCCTGCTCCATTCAAGCCCGGAGGCGCAgcgcccctcccccccaccacgaCCGCCGCCCGCGCCCCCTTCCTGCGCCGCACGCACCCCCGCGCCGCGACCACCCAGCTACCCGCGCGCACGCGCACCCGGCCCCTCGCCGCCCCTCCCGGGAGCCGGGAGCGCTCCGCCGGCGACCAGAGCGCGCAGAGTCGGGGGCGCGGCGGCGCGTGGAGGGCCCCCTCTGGGCGCACGTACCCCGCGGTCATGGCGATGTTGTAGAAGATGAGCCAGACTGTGGCCAACAAGCCCAGGCGCCTCCGCTTGCCCACCGCCTCCCTCTCCTCGCTCGCCTCCGAGGCGCCGCCGTTGGTGCCGTCCTCCTCGCTGGACGCCATGGCGGCCGCGCAGCCGGGGGACGTGAACGAGAGGGGCAGGGGAGCGGGAGGGTACCCGGCCGAGCGCGCCGCTGAAGCGCCGCCGCCCGCTGCAGCCGCCTCCGTCAGGCGCCCCATGTGCCGCGCGCAGGGGGCTCGGCGCCGCCAGACCGGCCGCCCGCGGTGGGAGGAGCGGGCGCCCCcggccgccgccccgcccccggccttcGGGAGCGCGC from Muntiacus reevesi chromosome 2, mMunRee1.1, whole genome shotgun sequence harbors:
- the HACD1 gene encoding very-long-chain (3R)-3-hydroxyacyl-CoA dehydratase 1 → MGRLTEAAAAGGGASAARSAGYPPAPLPLSFTSPGCAAAMASSEEDGTNGGASEASEEREAVGKRRRLGLLATVWLIFYNIAMTAGWLVLAIAMVRFYMEKGTHKGLYKSIQKTLKFFQTFALLEIVHCLIGIVPTSVLVAGVQVSSRIFMVWLVTHSIKPIQNEESVVLFLVAWTVTEITRYSFYTFSLLDHLPYFIKWARYNFFIILYPVGVAGELLTIYAALPYVKKTGMFSIRLPNKYNVSFDYYYFLLITMASYIPLFPQLYFHMLRQRRKVLHGEVIVEKDD